From the genome of Acetomicrobium sp. S15 = DSM 107314:
GTAAAGCGTAAAGGGCGAGTTCGTAAAAGTGATACACACCTGCAGGCGCATCGAAATTTCTCACCCAATCCAAAGCCCCCTTGACCTCCTGGTATGAGCGATAAATCTCCAGCGGTCCGGAGGCTTGCGTTCCTATCAGAAACCATAGACCCTTGGCTTCTGCCAGAGCCTGAAGTTCCTCTTTTTTGTATTCTCTTGTATCCGCGATGATCACCCATGAGTTTCCCATGCGGTACGCGAGCCTAAACGGAGGCGCCCAGCGATGGATATCGTCTCCTGAGGTGGGCACTCCCAATATGACCGACGAAGGGAACGACAGGTTTAAGCCCAACTGTTGGGCCCGTTCGTTTATGATAGCGGAATTGTTGTAAAACCCCAAGCACAAGTTTTCCAGGAAGCGTTCCCGTCTCGCCACATCCTTGTTTGATGCGTAGACGGCCTCCAGCGCAAGAACCCGCAGAAGGCTTACGGCCCTGATCATCAGCTTATCTTGGTGTTTTGAGGGCGACCGCTCGCCTGACGCCAATATCACTCCCAATTCCATAGGCGTCTCGTGAGGGATGTTGTATGTCGCCATCCATCGGGGCGGAGAATTTTTGATCAACCTCAACCCTACCGACAAGGGCCCCCTTTGCGACACCTGAGCATCGATCCTTTCTCCTTGCAGAAGAGCCGCTGCGTCTTCCATCTTCTCGTTAACCTCTTCGACGCTGCCGTTTGGGTGAAAGATGTGACATAAACCTAATTGAGGCGATCTCGCAAAGATTTTACGCTGCACCTCGGCGGCAAGCGACAAGAGCAACTTGTGAGTATCGGCTAATTTGCCGGCCAATAGCACTTCGCTCATGCTTTCGTCCTGTTCCGTATGCCTTCGTTGTCCTTCCTGGATGAGCTGGCGGCAAATTACGTCGATTACGTCCGACCACCTGTACGATACGGGAATCTCGATCAGCGGAAGGTCAAATTCGTCGGCCTTATCGATCGCCTCTTGCGGCAGTTGCGGCAAAAAGCGATCCAATTTGATCCCTAAAGCTGCGATCTCCTTGCTCGAGACGTCGGATAAGAAATTTAGGAAAGCCTTGAGCTCCTGCTGAAAGACGAAACCACTGCTCAAAAGCAGTTCGCCTCCGCGCATCCAGCGATAGCCATCCGGTGTATCCAGCACGCTGACGGCTGTGATCT
Proteins encoded in this window:
- a CDS encoding PucR family transcriptional regulator, translating into MKVADLFKRDFFQDFKLAAGSEGLSREITAVSVLDTPDGYRWMRGGELLLSSGFVFQQELKAFLNFLSDVSSKEIAALGIKLDRFLPQLPQEAIDKADEFDLPLIEIPVSYRWSDVIDVICRQLIQEGQRRHTEQDESMSEVLLAGKLADTHKLLLSLAAEVQRKIFARSPQLGLCHIFHPNGSVEEVNEKMEDAAALLQGERIDAQVSQRGPLSVGLRLIKNSPPRWMATYNIPHETPMELGVILASGERSPSKHQDKLMIRAVSLLRVLALEAVYASNKDVARRERFLENLCLGFYNNSAIINERAQQLGLNLSFPSSVILGVPTSGDDIHRWAPPFRLAYRMGNSWVIIADTREYKKEELQALAEAKGLWFLIGTQASGPLEIYRSYQEVKGALDWVRNFDAPAGVYHFYELALYALLSNLGRLPEAESLWERYWKPLLESKPGRHAISTLQLACSLIQCDFNAKRAAEVLHLHYNTIRNYLNDLENLLHIDLKNSHHRLALTLSYFVNRSRENHYNNFRG